The following proteins are encoded in a genomic region of Drosophila suzukii chromosome 4, CBGP_Dsuzu_IsoJpt1.0, whole genome shotgun sequence:
- the gw gene encoding protein Gawky isoform X1, with translation MREALFSQDGWGCQHVNQDTNWEVPSSPEPTNKDAAGPPMWKPSINNGTDLWESNLRNGGQPTAQQVPKPSWGHTPSSNLGGTWGEDDDGADSSSVWTGGSVSNAGSGSAVGVNQGGVNVGPGGVVSSGGPQWGQGVVGVGLGSTGGNGSSNLSGSTGVVAGGSGNSSNTGNGWGDPREIRPLAGGGSMDIRNVDHRGGNGSGGTSSDPRDIRMIDPRDPIRGDPRGISGRLNGTSEMWGHHPQMSHNQIQNMNKMVGQSVATASTNVGGTSGPGIGPGGPGPGPVSSSIPTQWGPSQAVGVGVSGPKDISKQISGWEEPSPPPQRRSIPNYDDGTSLWGQQTRVPGASGHWKDMTDSIGRGGHLMRGQNQSGGIGIAGVGNSNVPVGANPNNPMNSVVGPQARLPSVGGVQHKPDGGAMWVHSNNVSGRNNVAAVNTWGDDTHNVSVGAPSGGGVSSNNWVDDKSNATLAQNSWSDAAPVGVGWGNKQSKLPATSTSSGWSTGAGVGVVDGVDLGSEWNSHGGLIGKSQQQQKLAGLNVGMVSVINAEMIKQSKQYRILVENGFKKEDVERALVTSNMNIEEAADMLRTNSSLAMDGWRRHDESSLGSYSDHTSSTSSGGFAGRYPVSSGQPSISFPHNNLMNNMGGTAVTGGGNNNASMTALQVQKYLNQGQHSVTVGPQNVGNTPAVSVGFGQNTSNAAVAAAASANIAANTNNQPSGQQIRMLGQQIQLAIHSGFISSQILTQPLTQTTLNLLNQLLSNIKHLQAAQQSLARGGNANPMAVNVAISKYKQQIQNLQNQINAQQAVYVKQQNMQPTSQQQQQPQQQQHPSVHLNNSGNDYLRGHDAINNLPSNFSELNINKPSGYQGASNQQSRLNQWKLPVLDKDINSDSTEFSRAPGATKQNLTSNSSNISSLGLQNDSTWSTGRNIGDGWPDPSSDNENKDWSVAQPTSAATAYTDLVQEFEPGKPWKGSQIKSIEDDPSITPGSVARSPLSINSTPKDADIFANTGKNSPTDLPPLSLSSSTWSFNPNQNFPSWSDNSQQCAATSELWTSPLNKSSSRGPPPGLTANSNKSGNGGNSSTSTPSNITGGANGWLQARSGGVQTTNSTWTGGNTSWGSSWLLLKNLTAQIDGSTLRTLCMQHGPLVSFHLYLNQGIALCKYTTREEANKAQMALNNCVLANTTIFAESPSENEVQNIMQHLPQTTSSASSTGTSAGNGGGVGTPSNSGASSSGASLSGNSSNGNGNGSSSGSGGGTGNNGNNSGNSSCTGGSNPNTSVANSNLLNSSGGSVSNSSGGAASSGTGSAVSGTASGNTINGGPANNAGSKTNASNVTITGGQSSASSLTNSTNSTWRQTSQNQALQGQSRPSGREADFDYISLVYSIVDD, from the exons ATGCGCGAGGCGCTTTTTTCCCAAGATGGCTGGGGCTGTCAGCATGTCAACCAGGATACCAATTGGGAAGTCCCCAGTTCGCCAGAACCAACCAATAAAGATGCGGCCGGACCACCAATGTGGAAGCCAAGCATTAACAATGGAACTGATCTTTGGGAATCCAATTTAAGAAACGGTGGTCAGCCGACCGCTCAGCAAGTTCCAAAGCCGTCGTGGGGTCACACACCATCCTCTAATCTAGGCGGAACGTGGGGAGAGGACGACGATGGGGCCGACAGCAGTAGTGTGTGGACAGGAGGATCGGTTAGCAACGCCGGATCTGGATCGGCAGTGGGAGTGAACCAAGGCGGAGTTAATGTTGGCCCAGGTGGTGTAGTCTCATCTGGAGGACCTCAGTGGGGACAAGGTGTGGTGGGCGTCGGACTTGGATCAACTG GAGGTAACGGATCAAGCAATTTATCTGGATCGACTGGAGTCGTCGCAGGTGGCAGCGGAAACTCAAGCAATACTGGCAATGGTTGGGGAGATCCTCGCGAAATTCGACCTTTGGCTGGAGGCGGATCGATGGACATTCGAAACGTTGATCATCGCGGCGGTAACGGTTCTGGTGGAACTTCGAGCGACCCCCGCGACATCCGAATGATCGATCCACGTGATCCCATTCGAGGAGATCCCCGTGGAATATCCGGTCGTCTTAATGGAACATCGGAAATGTGGGGGCATCATCCGCAAATGTCGCACAACcaaatacaaaatatgaatAAAATGGTTGGCCAAAGTGTGGCAACTGCTAGTACGAATGTTGGAGGGACATCAGGCCCGGGTATCGGACCGGGCGGTCCTGGTCCTGGTCCTGTATCAAGCAGTATCCCAACACAGTGGGGGCCATCCCAAGCGGTAGGCGTTGGTGTAAGTGGTCCCAAAGACATATCGAAGCAGATTAGTGGATGGGAGGAACCATCGCCACCGCCCCAGCGACGCAGTATTCCTAATTACGACGATGGCACATCCCTGTGGGGTCAGCAAACTCGTGTTCCCGGTGCAAGCGGTCACTGGAAAGACATGACTGATTCAATTGGCCGTGGTGGTCATCTGATGCGTGGTCAAAACCAGTCGGGTGGCATCGGTATCGCAGGAGTTGGCAATAGCAATGTTCCAGTTGGAGCCAATCCCAACAATCCTATGAATAGTGTAGTTGGACCCCAGGCTCGCCTACCATCTGTGGGAGGCGTGCAACACAAGCCAGACGGAGGAGCCATGTGGGTGCACTCGAACAATGTTAGCGGCAGGAACAACGTAGCTGCTGTCAACACTTGGGGAGATGACACTCACAACGTCAGTGTGGGTGCCCCCAGTGGTGGAGGTGTATCCAGCAATAATTGGGTGGATGATAAGTCGAACGCAACACTGGCTCAAAACTCTTGGAGCGACGCAGCACCAGTTGGAGTTGGATGGGGCAACAAGCAAAGCAAACTGCCGGCCACTAGCACATCGTCTGGTTGGAGCACTGGGGCAGGTGTAGGCGTGGTGGATGGCGTTGACCTAGGATCTGAATGGAACTCACATGGAGGGCTAATTGGAAAATCTCAGCAACAGCAAAAACTAGCGGGACTTAATGTGGGAATGGTAAGCGTTATCAACGCAGAGATGATAAAGCAGAGCAAACAATATCGGATTCTTGTTGAGAACGGATTTAAAAAGGAAGATGTGGAGCGCGCATTAGTGACTAGCAATATGAACATCGAAGAAGCAGCCGATATGCTGCGTACCAACTCATCTTTGGCCATGGATGGTTGGCGCCGGCATGACGAGTCATCCCTTGGCTCATATTCCGACCACACGAGTTCAACAAGCAGCGGTGGATTTGCTGGTCGTTACCCAGTTAGCAGTGGACAACCTTCAATATCTTTTCCTCAC AATAACCTTATGAATAACATGGGTGGTACTGCCGTTACTGGAGGAGGAAACAATAATGCAAGCATGACAGCTTTGCAAGTGCAAAAGTATTTGAATCAAGGCCAACACAGCGTTACTGTAGGACCGCAAAACGTTGGCAACACTCCTGCCGTATCCGTCGGATTTGGTCAGAACACGTCCAACGCAGCAGTGGCAGCAGCAGCTTCCGCAAATATAGCAGCAAATACAAACAATCAACCATCGGGTCAACAAATTCGCATGCTTGGCCAGCAGATTCAGTTGGCCATTCATAGTGGTTTCATATCTAGTCAGATATTGACTCAACCGCTTACACAAACTACCCTTAATCTATTAAATCAACTCCTTAGCAATATTAAG CACCTCCAAGCAGCTCAGCAATCCCTTGCTCGCGGAGGAAACGCAAATCCAATGGCAGTGAATGTGGCTATATCTAAATACAAGCAGCAAATTCAGAATTTACAGAACCAAATAAATGCACAACAGGCTGTCTATGTGAAACAGCAGAATATGCAACCGACTtcgcaacaacagcaacagccccagcaacagcaacatcccTCTGTACATTTAAATAACTCAGGCAACGACTATTTAAGAGGTCACGATGCAATAAATAATTTGCCAAGCAATTTTTCTGAGCTCAATATAAACAAG CCAAGTGGATATCAAGGAGCGTCCAATCAACAATCCCGATTAAATCAGTGGAAGCTTCCAGTATTAGACAAGGACATCAACTCTGACAGCACGGAATTTTCCCGTGCTCCGGGTGCAACTAAACAAAATTTAACGAGCAACTCAAGCAACATAAGCTCTTTGGGCCTACAGAACGATAG TACATGGTCAACAGGACGCAACATTGGGGATGGTTGGCCAGATCCCTCATCTGATAACGAGAATAAAGACTGGTCAGTTGCACAGCCAACTTCAGCAGCAACTGCTTACACGGACTTGGTCCAAGAGTTCGAGCCAGGCAAGCCATGGAAG GGTTCTCAGATCAAAAGCATAGAAGACGATCCCAGTATTACTCCTGGAAGCGTTGCTAGATCTCCACTATCCATTAATTCGACGCCAAAAGATGCTGACATATTTGCCAATACTGGCAAAAACTCACCGACTGATTTGCCGCCACTAAGTTTATCGTCGTCTACATGGAGTTTTAATCCCAACCAAAATTTCCCAAG TTGGTCTGACAACAGTCAGCAATGTGCCGCCACTTCTGAGCTTTGGACAAGCCCCCTAAATAAATCGTCATCTCGAGGTCCCCCGCCTGGATTGACTGCCAATTCAAATAAATCTGGTAACGGTGGAAATAGTAGTACGTCAACACCATCTAATATTACCGGCGGTGCTAATGGTTGGCTACAGGCTAGAAGTGGTGGTGTTCAAACGACAAATTCAACTTGGACTGGTGGTAATACTTCTTGGGGCTCTAGTTGGTTGCTTCTTAAAAATCTAACAGCTCAG ATTGATGGTTCTACCTTACGCACATTATGTATGCAGCATGGCCCTCTTGTTAGCTTTCACCTATATTTGAACCAAGGAATTGccttatgtaaatatacaacTCGAGAGGAGGCGAACAAAGCGCAAATGGCGTTAAACAACTGTGTTCTCGCCAACACCACAATATTTGCTGAATCTCCAAGCGAGAACGAGGTGCAGAACATAATGCAGCACTTACCACAAACAACTTCATCTGCAAGCTCTACTGGAACTAGTGCTGGTAACGGCGGAGGAGTCGGCACTCCATCCAATAGTGGGGCCAGTAGCTCGGGAGCTAGTCTATCCGGAAACAGTAGCAACGGCAACGGTAACGGAAGCAGCAGCGGCAGTGGTGGCGGCACCGGCAATAATGGCAACAACAGTGGAAACAGCAGTTGCACCGGCGGCAGCAACCCAAACACCAGTGTGGCAAATTCGAATCTACTTAATTCTAGTGGAGGGTCCGTTTCAAATTCATCCGGTGGTGCTGCTAGCTCTGGTACGGGTTCTGCAGTAAGTGGAACAGCGAGTGGTAATACCATTAATGGTGGACCGGCAAACAATGCTGGCTCAAAGACTAATGCAAGCAATGTAACTATAACTGGTGGTCAGTCTAGCGCTTCAAGCCTAACTAATAGCACCAACTCAACATGGCGTCAAACTAGCCAAAACCAAGCTCTTCAGGGTCAAAGCAGGCCATCAGGCAGAGAAGCTGACTTTGATTATATATCTCTCGTTTATTCCATTGTTGATGATTAA
- the gw gene encoding protein Gawky isoform X2, with protein sequence MREALFSQDGWGCQHVNQDTNWEVPSSPEPTNKDAAGPPMWKPSINNGTDLWESNLRNGGQPTAQQVPKPSWGHTPSSNLGGTWGEDDDGADSSSVWTGGSVSNAGSGSAVGVNQGGVNVGPGGVVSSGGPQWGQGVVGVGLGSTGGNGSSNLSGSTGVVAGGSGNSSNTGNGWGDPREIRPLAGGGSMDIRNVDHRGGNGSGGTSSDPRDIRMIDPRDPIRGDPRGISGRLNGTSEMWGHHPQMSHNQIQNMNKMVGQSVATASTNVGGTSGPGIGPGGPGPGPVSSSIPTQWGPSQAVGVGVSGPKDISKQISGWEEPSPPPQRRSIPNYDDGTSLWGQQTRVPGASGHWKDMTDSIGRGGHLMRGQNQSGGIGIAGVGNSNVPVGANPNNPMNSVVGPQARLPSVGGVQHKPDGGAMWVHSNNVSGRNNVAAVNTWGDDTHNVSVGAPSGGGVSSNNWVDDKSNATLAQNSWSDAAPVGVGWGNKQSKLPATSTSSGWSTGAGVGVVDGVDLGSEWNSHGGLIGKSQQQQKLAGLNVGMVSVINAEMIKQSKQYRILVENGFKKEDVERALVTSNMNIEEAADMLRTNSSLAMDGWRRHDESSLGSYSDHTSSTSSGGFAGRYPVSSGQPSISFPHNNLMNNMGGTAVTGGGNNNASMTALQVQKYLNQGQHSVTVGPQNVGNTPAVSVGFGQNTSNAAVAAAASANIAANTNNQPSGQQIRMLGQQIQLAIHSGFISSQILTQPLTQTTLNLLNQLLSNIKHLQAAQQSLARGGNANPMAVNVAISKYKQQIQNLQNQINAQQAVYVKQQNMQPTSQQQQQPQQQQHPSVHLNNSGNDYLRGHDAINNLPSNFSELNINKPSGYQGASNQQSRLNQWKLPVLDKDINSDSTEFSRAPGATKQNLTSNSSNISSLGLQNDSTWSTGRNIGDGWPDPSSDNENKDWSVAQPTSAATAYTDLVQEFEPGKPWKIKSIEDDPSITPGSVARSPLSINSTPKDADIFANTGKNSPTDLPPLSLSSSTWSFNPNQNFPSWSDNSQQCAATSELWTSPLNKSSSRGPPPGLTANSNKSGNGGNSSTSTPSNITGGANGWLQARSGGVQTTNSTWTGGNTSWGSSWLLLKNLTAQIDGSTLRTLCMQHGPLVSFHLYLNQGIALCKYTTREEANKAQMALNNCVLANTTIFAESPSENEVQNIMQHLPQTTSSASSTGTSAGNGGGVGTPSNSGASSSGASLSGNSSNGNGNGSSSGSGGGTGNNGNNSGNSSCTGGSNPNTSVANSNLLNSSGGSVSNSSGGAASSGTGSAVSGTASGNTINGGPANNAGSKTNASNVTITGGQSSASSLTNSTNSTWRQTSQNQALQGQSRPSGREADFDYISLVYSIVDD encoded by the exons ATGCGCGAGGCGCTTTTTTCCCAAGATGGCTGGGGCTGTCAGCATGTCAACCAGGATACCAATTGGGAAGTCCCCAGTTCGCCAGAACCAACCAATAAAGATGCGGCCGGACCACCAATGTGGAAGCCAAGCATTAACAATGGAACTGATCTTTGGGAATCCAATTTAAGAAACGGTGGTCAGCCGACCGCTCAGCAAGTTCCAAAGCCGTCGTGGGGTCACACACCATCCTCTAATCTAGGCGGAACGTGGGGAGAGGACGACGATGGGGCCGACAGCAGTAGTGTGTGGACAGGAGGATCGGTTAGCAACGCCGGATCTGGATCGGCAGTGGGAGTGAACCAAGGCGGAGTTAATGTTGGCCCAGGTGGTGTAGTCTCATCTGGAGGACCTCAGTGGGGACAAGGTGTGGTGGGCGTCGGACTTGGATCAACTG GAGGTAACGGATCAAGCAATTTATCTGGATCGACTGGAGTCGTCGCAGGTGGCAGCGGAAACTCAAGCAATACTGGCAATGGTTGGGGAGATCCTCGCGAAATTCGACCTTTGGCTGGAGGCGGATCGATGGACATTCGAAACGTTGATCATCGCGGCGGTAACGGTTCTGGTGGAACTTCGAGCGACCCCCGCGACATCCGAATGATCGATCCACGTGATCCCATTCGAGGAGATCCCCGTGGAATATCCGGTCGTCTTAATGGAACATCGGAAATGTGGGGGCATCATCCGCAAATGTCGCACAACcaaatacaaaatatgaatAAAATGGTTGGCCAAAGTGTGGCAACTGCTAGTACGAATGTTGGAGGGACATCAGGCCCGGGTATCGGACCGGGCGGTCCTGGTCCTGGTCCTGTATCAAGCAGTATCCCAACACAGTGGGGGCCATCCCAAGCGGTAGGCGTTGGTGTAAGTGGTCCCAAAGACATATCGAAGCAGATTAGTGGATGGGAGGAACCATCGCCACCGCCCCAGCGACGCAGTATTCCTAATTACGACGATGGCACATCCCTGTGGGGTCAGCAAACTCGTGTTCCCGGTGCAAGCGGTCACTGGAAAGACATGACTGATTCAATTGGCCGTGGTGGTCATCTGATGCGTGGTCAAAACCAGTCGGGTGGCATCGGTATCGCAGGAGTTGGCAATAGCAATGTTCCAGTTGGAGCCAATCCCAACAATCCTATGAATAGTGTAGTTGGACCCCAGGCTCGCCTACCATCTGTGGGAGGCGTGCAACACAAGCCAGACGGAGGAGCCATGTGGGTGCACTCGAACAATGTTAGCGGCAGGAACAACGTAGCTGCTGTCAACACTTGGGGAGATGACACTCACAACGTCAGTGTGGGTGCCCCCAGTGGTGGAGGTGTATCCAGCAATAATTGGGTGGATGATAAGTCGAACGCAACACTGGCTCAAAACTCTTGGAGCGACGCAGCACCAGTTGGAGTTGGATGGGGCAACAAGCAAAGCAAACTGCCGGCCACTAGCACATCGTCTGGTTGGAGCACTGGGGCAGGTGTAGGCGTGGTGGATGGCGTTGACCTAGGATCTGAATGGAACTCACATGGAGGGCTAATTGGAAAATCTCAGCAACAGCAAAAACTAGCGGGACTTAATGTGGGAATGGTAAGCGTTATCAACGCAGAGATGATAAAGCAGAGCAAACAATATCGGATTCTTGTTGAGAACGGATTTAAAAAGGAAGATGTGGAGCGCGCATTAGTGACTAGCAATATGAACATCGAAGAAGCAGCCGATATGCTGCGTACCAACTCATCTTTGGCCATGGATGGTTGGCGCCGGCATGACGAGTCATCCCTTGGCTCATATTCCGACCACACGAGTTCAACAAGCAGCGGTGGATTTGCTGGTCGTTACCCAGTTAGCAGTGGACAACCTTCAATATCTTTTCCTCAC AATAACCTTATGAATAACATGGGTGGTACTGCCGTTACTGGAGGAGGAAACAATAATGCAAGCATGACAGCTTTGCAAGTGCAAAAGTATTTGAATCAAGGCCAACACAGCGTTACTGTAGGACCGCAAAACGTTGGCAACACTCCTGCCGTATCCGTCGGATTTGGTCAGAACACGTCCAACGCAGCAGTGGCAGCAGCAGCTTCCGCAAATATAGCAGCAAATACAAACAATCAACCATCGGGTCAACAAATTCGCATGCTTGGCCAGCAGATTCAGTTGGCCATTCATAGTGGTTTCATATCTAGTCAGATATTGACTCAACCGCTTACACAAACTACCCTTAATCTATTAAATCAACTCCTTAGCAATATTAAG CACCTCCAAGCAGCTCAGCAATCCCTTGCTCGCGGAGGAAACGCAAATCCAATGGCAGTGAATGTGGCTATATCTAAATACAAGCAGCAAATTCAGAATTTACAGAACCAAATAAATGCACAACAGGCTGTCTATGTGAAACAGCAGAATATGCAACCGACTtcgcaacaacagcaacagccccagcaacagcaacatcccTCTGTACATTTAAATAACTCAGGCAACGACTATTTAAGAGGTCACGATGCAATAAATAATTTGCCAAGCAATTTTTCTGAGCTCAATATAAACAAG CCAAGTGGATATCAAGGAGCGTCCAATCAACAATCCCGATTAAATCAGTGGAAGCTTCCAGTATTAGACAAGGACATCAACTCTGACAGCACGGAATTTTCCCGTGCTCCGGGTGCAACTAAACAAAATTTAACGAGCAACTCAAGCAACATAAGCTCTTTGGGCCTACAGAACGATAG TACATGGTCAACAGGACGCAACATTGGGGATGGTTGGCCAGATCCCTCATCTGATAACGAGAATAAAGACTGGTCAGTTGCACAGCCAACTTCAGCAGCAACTGCTTACACGGACTTGGTCCAAGAGTTCGAGCCAGGCAAGCCATGGAAG ATCAAAAGCATAGAAGACGATCCCAGTATTACTCCTGGAAGCGTTGCTAGATCTCCACTATCCATTAATTCGACGCCAAAAGATGCTGACATATTTGCCAATACTGGCAAAAACTCACCGACTGATTTGCCGCCACTAAGTTTATCGTCGTCTACATGGAGTTTTAATCCCAACCAAAATTTCCCAAG TTGGTCTGACAACAGTCAGCAATGTGCCGCCACTTCTGAGCTTTGGACAAGCCCCCTAAATAAATCGTCATCTCGAGGTCCCCCGCCTGGATTGACTGCCAATTCAAATAAATCTGGTAACGGTGGAAATAGTAGTACGTCAACACCATCTAATATTACCGGCGGTGCTAATGGTTGGCTACAGGCTAGAAGTGGTGGTGTTCAAACGACAAATTCAACTTGGACTGGTGGTAATACTTCTTGGGGCTCTAGTTGGTTGCTTCTTAAAAATCTAACAGCTCAG ATTGATGGTTCTACCTTACGCACATTATGTATGCAGCATGGCCCTCTTGTTAGCTTTCACCTATATTTGAACCAAGGAATTGccttatgtaaatatacaacTCGAGAGGAGGCGAACAAAGCGCAAATGGCGTTAAACAACTGTGTTCTCGCCAACACCACAATATTTGCTGAATCTCCAAGCGAGAACGAGGTGCAGAACATAATGCAGCACTTACCACAAACAACTTCATCTGCAAGCTCTACTGGAACTAGTGCTGGTAACGGCGGAGGAGTCGGCACTCCATCCAATAGTGGGGCCAGTAGCTCGGGAGCTAGTCTATCCGGAAACAGTAGCAACGGCAACGGTAACGGAAGCAGCAGCGGCAGTGGTGGCGGCACCGGCAATAATGGCAACAACAGTGGAAACAGCAGTTGCACCGGCGGCAGCAACCCAAACACCAGTGTGGCAAATTCGAATCTACTTAATTCTAGTGGAGGGTCCGTTTCAAATTCATCCGGTGGTGCTGCTAGCTCTGGTACGGGTTCTGCAGTAAGTGGAACAGCGAGTGGTAATACCATTAATGGTGGACCGGCAAACAATGCTGGCTCAAAGACTAATGCAAGCAATGTAACTATAACTGGTGGTCAGTCTAGCGCTTCAAGCCTAACTAATAGCACCAACTCAACATGGCGTCAAACTAGCCAAAACCAAGCTCTTCAGGGTCAAAGCAGGCCATCAGGCAGAGAAGCTGACTTTGATTATATATCTCTCGTTTATTCCATTGTTGATGATTAA